Genomic segment of Mucilaginibacter sabulilitoris:
CCGGTCGAGGTTTCGTCAACCCTGGGGGCTTATGAACCCAACAATGTTGTTGATGAGGACATTAAAACCTATTGGAGCGCCAAAACAGCAAACAAAGGCGAGTGGTTTAAAACCGACCTGGGCGCTGTAAGTACAATAAAAGCCATCCAGATCAATTATGCCGATCAGGATGCCACATTTATGGGCAAATCGATGGGGGTTTTTCATCAGTATATAGTTTATTCGTCGCTTGATGGAAAAACGTGGAAACCACTGATAGACAAAAGCAAAAACAAAACCGATGTACCGCACGACTATATAGAACTGAAAGCTCCGGCAAAAGCCCGCTACCTGAAAATGGTGAACCTGCACATGCCTACAGGCAAATTCGCGCTGTCAGGTTTCAGGGTATTTGGCCTGGGGAATGGCGCAAAGCCTGATACTGTTAAAAGTTTTATCGCCCTCAGGGGCGACAGCGAACGCCGCAATGCCTGGCTCAAATGGAAGCCCATCGATAACGCTACCGGCTATACCATTTACATGGGTATAGCACCCGATAAGCTCTACAACAATATGATGGTGTATGGCAAAAATGAATTTTATTTTAACGGTATGGATAAAGACCTGCCATACTATTTTCAAATTGAAGCGTTTAATGAAAATGGTATTTCCCGGCGCACAAAAGTGTTAAAAGTGGAATAAAAGTTTAATTTTTGCACCATTTTTAACACTTTACAGGCTTAATACATACACTTTTTTGTTAAAATAACGCTTATGCTAAAATCAATACCGGTATTAATAATAAGTTTGATTTTTTATGGTACTCTGCACGCACAGCAGCCTGATAGTACGCTAAAAAAATCGACGGTAAAATCACTTACCGACAAACAGTACAATGCCCTGCTAAAAGGGGAGGACCTTTACGGCATGCCGCTGGTAGCCGAGCTAAACCATTTCCCCATGCCTGATAAGGTTATTAAATATAAAAAGGAACTTGATCTTAGTCCTGTACAGATCACAAAAATTAGCGTCATAGCAACCGAACTTCACCGTAAAAGGGTTGAGATGGGGGGATTTATTATTACCAATGAGGAAACCCTTGATAAACTTTTCCGTAAACAGAGTTTGAATAATGGTGATGTTATTTTTTACGCTAATCGCTCAGGTTTATACTATGGCGAGCTTAGGAACGCCATTTTGCAAGCCTGTTTGAGCACCGGCGATTTATTGGCGCCGCAGCAAATTAAAAAGCTGGAAACTTTGCAAAATCGTAATTGATAATATCCCATTTGATTTACTTAATTTAGCAGCCCCAAATAAATAGTATGAAGATTACTTTTGATTTTGAAAAGCCACTGGCCGAGCTGATACAGCAGATTGACAAGGTGAAGCAGGTTGAAGACAAGAATAAGCTTGACATGTCTGCAACAATAGCCGAACTCGAAGCAAAGCTGGAAGCCGCTAAAAAAGAAATATACTCCAACCTTACCGGCTGGCAAAAAGTACAGATCTCCCGCCACCCCGAACGCCCATATACCCTGCAATATATTGAACTGATGTGCGATGATTTTATTGAATTACACGGCGACAGAACAGTTGGTGACGATAAAGCCATTATTGGCGGTTTCGGAACGCTGAACGGTCAAACAGTAATGTTTATCGGTCATCAGAAGGGGCGCAACACCAAAGAACGCCAGTACCGCAATTTTGGTATGGCCAATCCCGAAGGTTACCGCAAGGCTTTAAGGCTCATGAAAATGGCCGAAAAATTTAATAAACCGGTAGTTACACTGATAGATACCCCGGGGGCATTCCCTGGCCTGGAAGCGGAAGAGCGCGGGCAAGGTGAGGCGATAGCCCGTAACCTGCTCGAAATGTCGGTACTTAAAGTGCCGGTGATCTGCGTAATTATTGGCGAAGGTGCATCAGGTGGTGCTTTGGGTATAGGCATTGGCGATAAGGTACTGATGCTGGATAATTCTTGGTACTCGGTAATATCACCCGAAAACTGTTCTACCATCCTCTGGAAAACATGGGAAAATAAAGAACGTGCTGCCGAAGTATTAAAACTTACCTCATCAGAAATGCTTAAAAACAAGCTGATAGACGGTATCATAAAAGAACCGGTTGGCGGCGCTCATCAGGATCCGGTAGCTATGGCAGCCATCCTGAAAAAGCAACTACTAAAAGACCTCAAAACCCTTGGCGAACGTGAGATCAACGAACTGGTTGCTGAACGCATAGATAAGTTCTGCAGCATGGGTGTTGTTATTGAAGAATAACAGAATTGATATAAAAGAGAGCGGCTTTAGCCGCTTTTTTTGTTTGGTACACTTTCTACATGTCATTGCTGAGCGTGGCCATCTCCCTACTTACACAGCGACATTGCCTGGCGTATAACTGCTTTGGCCGCGGGAGGGCCAGTAACTTTGTAGCCACTAAGTAACCAAAGGGCTTTCAGCAGAAATGCTTCTTTTTGCACAATGCCTTTACCCTGCAATGCAGCAGGAACCACGGGCCGCAATTATTTTGCCCCACTTCGTTAATGCCCACGCTTCAGCAAAAACTTGCTATGCCCCTGCACCGCGCAAGTCCGCCATGTTCTGCCTGCTTTCGCCCGAAGCTTATCTGCTGACAAGAGAAAGAATGAATGTGTGAGGGTAGGCTGTCATGAGCTTGTCGATGCATGGTGGGTGGGTCTCCGCGCACGCCCTTCGACAAGGGAGACAGGCCATATCTAATTAAAAAGAGAGGTGTCATGCTGAGCTCCGTCGAAGTATGGTGGGCAGTCTCTGCGCTCAATCATTCGACGTGCTCGGGGTAACAGGTAGAATAAAAAAAAGCCTGTTTGTATATTATACGAACAGGCTTTTTACTAATAGAATAATATATTACTGTTTTGGTACAGCTCCAAATTTGCCTTCGTATTCTTTTAACTGCGCGCTGAATTTAATATTTAAGCTGGTTTGCTTAAACTCTTTGGTAAAATCAACCAGGCCTTTCAGTATCGACATAGAATATTGAATATCGCGGCTGTCGGTGCTGGTTTCGCCTTTTTGAAGCAGCGTGTAATTATAGTTGAGCAGATCAATCACATAATCATTAACCTGGGCCGACAGTTTATTACCCAACGGTATATCACCCAGCCGGTACGAGCTTTCAATCATATAGTATTTGCGTACCGCTACTTCGGTTGAGTTAATAATGCCGGGCATTACTTCGTCGTATTTTTTAAGCGCGTTTTTTGCCATATCAGGATGTCCTTCTTTTATCAGGTTATCCGTTAAGTTGGAGTAAAGCCTGGTAATTAACGGATAAAACATGGTCATGGATTCATGGTCAAGGTAACTCGCGTTTTTCATGTTGCCCCACTTGAATTTAGTCATCATGTTATGATACATTTCCGGTGTATGACTGTTTTCCAAAGCGTTTGCACTGGTATCTGGTTTAAATGGCAGCAAGCGGTAAGCAAAGCCCTCGTTATACAGATATTTATCAAGGCCCATCATATTTTCATTGGGTACCGTTACCGAAAAATAAATTGGTCTTTTCCAGTTATTATGGCTCAGCATATCCATCATGGCCAAAATATCTTTGGTTACGTAGCGGCCATTAAAGGTCCAGTCCATTTCAGGTGTAATCCTGTCTTTTTCGGCAGCACTTACAGTTCCGGTTTTTATCACCTCGTCGGGGTTAACAGTAAGCTTAAAGTTTTTGGCCGGCAGGTAATTGGCAACATCGCCATTATTATACTCTACCATGGCAGCCTTATCATCAGAGGTAATAAAATCAAAAATCTCCTTTAGCTCTACTGAGCCGGCAACTTTCTGATCGTTAAAATAAATAACATCGCGCACACCTGGTTTAAACTTATCGTTCGGCATGGTGATCGGCAATGGCTCCGACTCATTCATCTTATTTTTCATACCGCGGATGTACCAGTCGGTACCCAGCAGGCTTAAATTCACAATGCGTACGTCGGGACGTACATTTTCAACTTCCTGTATATACCAAAGCGGGTAAGTATCGTTATCGCCGTAAGTAAACAATATGGCGTTTGGCGCGCAGGAGCTGAGGTAATTATAAGCCATATCATGCGGCGTAAGCTTGGTTGAGCGGTCATGATCATCCCACTCCTGGTTGGCCATTAATATTGGTGCGGCCAGCAAACATACTATGGTGGCTATGATGGCGCTAAGCCTGGGGTTGAGTTTCTTACTTAAAAAGTCGGCAATGCCCAGCACGCCTATACCTATCCATATAGCAAAAGCGTAAAACGAACCTGCATAAGCATAGTCACGTTCACGTGGCTGCAACGGATCCTGGTTTAGATACAACACAATGGCAAGGCCCGTAAAAAAGAACAGTACGCCTACCACACCCGCGTTTTTCTGATCGCGGTAAAAGTGGAAGAACACACCAATAAGACCGATAATAAGTGGCAGGAAAAATAAACGGTTATAGCTTTTGCTCTCGGTAACTGAGTGGGGCAGCGGTTTGCTAAAGTTCCATCCACTAATCCAGTTGCCGTCTACACCGGTATTGCTGGTTTGCCCGTCAAGGTCGTTTGTGCGGCCAACAAAGTTCCATAGAAAATAACGGGTGTACATCTGGTTAACCTGCCAGCTGCCAAAAAAGCCCAGGTTGGTGGCAAAGGTAGGGTGTTCGGTTTCGCCCAGCCTGGTCCATGATCTGTAAAATTCAGGGTGACCGCCCTTGTCACTAAACATACGCGGAAACAAGGTATTGCGGTCATAAACGGTTGTTAATTTTTTGCCCGCAATTTCATATTTGGTTTCACCGCGGCGATAAATATTGGCACCTTCGGTTTGCTCGGTTGGCTGCGAATCAAAGAACTGACCATACAGTAATGGAGTATCGCCATACTGATCGCGGTTAAGATAGCCGTTAAGTGCGAAAGCGTTTTCGGGGTCACTGTTATTCAAATTAGGATTGGCTTTTGCCCGCACCACAATCATTACAAACGAACTGTAGCCGAACAGGATAAACAGCAGGCAAATTAAAAATGTATTTAATGCAAAACGGCGTTCGCGTATTTTAACAACATACTCCAACAGGGCTAAAACAGCCAGGCCTACAACAAAACCAATTATGCCTGCGCTAATGCCTAGTGCCAGTATAAAACACACAGCGGCTATTATAATTAGCGGTTTTGAAGGCTTAATCGTATAATATATGCCAAAAACTATGGTGGCTATTACCAAAACAAAAAACATGACCGCGCCGCTGCCAAAGCCCAGGCCCAGGGTATTTACAAAAAGCAGATCGGAAAAAGCCGCGCCTTTTACGGTGAATTGTATAACCCCCCAAAGCACAAATGCAACGGCAACAATCCCGGCGAAAAATGCCCAGAAAGTACCCGATGGGGTTGTGTTTTTAGCCTTGCGGAAATAAATTACCAACGCAATGGCAGGTATTACCAGCAGGTTTAGCAGGTGGATGCCGATAGAAAGCCCCATTACATAAGCAATAAATACGATCCATTTATCGGCGTGCTGCTCATCGGCATGGGCATCCCATTTTAATATGGCCCAAAACACCACAGCAGTACATAAAGATGATTGCGCGTAAACTTCCGACTCAACCGCCGAAAACCAGAACGTATCTGACCAGGCATAGGCCAAAGCGCCAACTAAACCGGCGCCTATAATCAGGATAAAGTTTGTTTGGCTTATCTCTTCACCTTTTTTTATTAATAGCTTTTTTGCCAATGCGGTAATGGTCCAGAACAGGAACATGATGGTTGCGCCGCTGGCCAGGGCCGAGGCCATATTGGCCCAATAAGCCACTTTAGTACTATCGCCAAAGGAAAGCAGGGTAAATACCTTACCAATCATGGTAAACAGCGGAGCGCCGGGCTGGTGTGCTACCTGCAAACGGTAAATACAGGCAATAAATTCGCCGCAATCCCAAAAGCTTGAAGATGGCTCTAAGGTTAAAATATACGTTAGCGTAGCAATAATAAAGGCTATCCAGCCGAATATATTGTTGGTTTTATTGTAACTCATGTCTGAACTTTACGATAGAAAAAAAGGTTTTATGCAGCCCGAAAATAATAAAACTATTACGATGTGGAAATGAAAACCTTTGTATTAACACTTTTTAACCCATATTTGCGCCTAAAACGCAGATAAAAATACTTTTTTCAAATTCTATTTTGAGAGTAAAAAAAACGTCTTATATTTGCATTCCTTTTCGGGGAGTGCAAAACAAACCAAAGGAGATTGCCTGATAGTATAATGGTAGTACGACGGTTTTTGGTACCGTTTGTCTAGGTTCGAATCCTGGTCGGGCAACAAGAAAGATTTCGGATTTCTGATTTTCAATTTCGGATTTAGGTCTGAGGGAAAATTGAAATCCGAATTGCTTTTTATAGGGGTTATTATTTAAAAGATAGCTACCGGGTTAGATCCGAAATTAAACATCCGAAATAAAAAATGCCATTACAATTTAATCCCGTTAAGTTATTTGCAGGATCAGGCTCAAAGGAGCTGGCAAAAAAAATTGCTGATGCTTATGGCCGCGAATTAGGTGATGTAGTGCTTTCGCGTTTTAGCGATGGCGAATTTCAGCCACACTTTAATGAATCTGTAAGAGGGTGCGATGTGTTCCTGGTTCAAAGTACCCACCAGCCTACTGATAACCTTATGGAGTTATTGATGATGATTGATGCCGCCCGTCGTGCATCGGCACATTATGTAAATGCAGTTATCCCTTATTTTGGATTGGCCCGTCAGGACAGGAAAGATAAACCTCGTGTAGCCATTAGCGCGAAGCTGGTAGCTAATTTATTGGTTGCGGCAGGCATCAATCGTATCATGACCATGGATTTGCACGCTGCGCAGATACAGGGATTTTTTGATATCCCGGTTGATCACCTTGATGCTTCAATCATTTTTGTACCTTATATCAAAAGCCTGGGGTTAGAAAATTTAACTATTGCTTCGCCGGATATGGGCGGGTCATACAGGGCACGCAGCTTTGCGAAGTTTTTTAACGCGGAAGTGGTAATTTGCGATAAGCGCCGTAAACGCGCCAATGAAATTGAATCGATGACATTGATTGGCGATGTTACCGATCAGGATATTGTGCTGATTGATGATATATGCGATACGGCCGGTACACTGGCCAAAGCCGCAGGTTTAATTATGGAACGTGGTGCACGCAGCGTTCGCGCGGTTTGTACGCATCCGGTATTATCGGGCAAGGCATATGAAACCATTGAAAATTCAGCCTTAGTCGAATTGATAGTTACTGATACTATTCCGTTAAAACAGCAAAGCTCTAAAATAAGGGTACTGTCAACAGCCGAGTTGTTTGCTAGGGCTATCAGTAATGTAAATGAACATGGCTCAATAAGCCAGCTGTTCAAGGTAGATTAAGTATAGCGTATAATTCATAGCTGATGGTTCATAGTAAAGCCGTTGCCATGAAGAATTGAAGAGAAAAAGAACTTATGAGGATTAGGCCATGAACAATGATCTATGAACCATGAACTAACAATAAATAATAAATACAAACAAATGAAATCAATTGCTATTAGCGGTTCTCCAAGAGAGAACGTAGGGAAAAGAGACGCTAAAGAACTGCGTTACCAGGGTCTGGTGCCTGCAGTACTTTACGGTGGGCCAACCCAAACCCACTTTGCAGTGTCCGCAGCTGATTTGAGAGCCGTAGTTTACACTCCGGTTGTTCATTTCATCGATCTTGAAGTTGCTGGTGTTAAATCACAGGCTATTATTAAAGATATTCAGTTTCATCCTTTAACTGAACAAATTATCCATGTTGACTTTTTATTGCTTGACGAGAAAAAGCCAATCACTATCGAGATCCCTGTTAAATTAACCGGAACTTCTCCAGGTGTTAAAGTGGGTGGTAAATTAGTTCAAAAACTAAGGAAACTGCGCATCAAAGCATTACCTAAAGATCATTTAGATGCTATTGAAGTAAGCATTGAAGCTTTGGAAGTTGGTAAATCAGTAAAAGTAGGCGAAATTAAATTACCTAACCTTACTATCACCAATGCCCAGGAAGATACCATTGTATCGGTAACTACTTCACGTGCATTACGTCAGGCTGAGCAGGAAGCTGCTTCAGGTAAAAAATAAGCACCTAACCCCTGAATGGGGAACGAGAGCTGATTTTAAAGAAAAGCGATGGGTGTAAGCCTATCGCTTTTTTGTTTAAATAATAATACTTTTGCCTGCCCCAAAATTAACTTTGAAGTTAACCGGGAAATTAAAACAGGAAGTCATCCCGAATTTATTTCGGGATCTCTCGCGCAAAGTAAAACTCGTAATGTTACCTTGCAGGTGGGATGCTGAAACAAGTTCAGCATGACGCTAACACAATCAAACAAATAAAAAATTCCCCCTTTAGGGGGGTAGGGGGCATGAAATATCTAATAGTTGGTTTAGGAAATATAGGTCCGGAATACGTAGATACCAGGCATAATATTGGTTTTATGATATTGGATGAGCTGGCCAGACAGGAAGGGGCAAAGTTTTATAATATGCGGTTGGCCTATTATACCGAAGTTTCCTTTAAGGGGCGCAGCCTGCATCTCATTAAGCCCACTACCTATATGAACTTGAGCGGCAAAGCGCTAAACCACTGGATGAAAGATCTCAAGATACCGGTTGAGAATGTGCTGGTGCTTGTTGATGATATTGCCCTGCCGCTGGGTACGTTACGGTTAAAGCCCAAAGGCAGCGCTGCCGGCCATAACGGATTGAAACATATTGAAGCTACCTTAGGTAATAATAACTATGCCCGCCTGCGTTTTGGCGTAGGTGATAATTACCCTAAAGGCCGCCAGGTTGACTATGTGCTGAGCGGCTTTGACGACGACGAAAAACCCGAACTCCCGGGCCTGATTGATCGCTCCATTGAGATGATCAAAAGCTTTGTTACCATTGGTACTGAGCTCACTATGACCCGGTATAACAAGTGAAAATATGCGGGAATCACCCAAAACTAATAATTTAGTTAAAAAGTGTTAAATAGTTTCTCATTGATGCAACAGTTGGGTAACTTAAAGCGTCTTATCCACCAAATACCTTATGAAACAAATTCTACTGATCCTGCTTTGCTGTTATTTTTCAGCGTTTGCCATGGCGCAAACACAAAATTCCCCAACTAATATAACAGTAAAAGGGGCAGTAATAGATTCGGCCTTGAATAAGCCATTGGGCTATGTTACCGTTGCCCTGCAAGATGCAGTTACCCACACCCCTGTAAAAAGTACCCTCGCCAAAGACGATGGCAGTTTTGAAATAAAGGCTCCCGAAGGCAAAACATACCAGTTAGTAGTAGCTTTTATTGGCTATGCCACCAAAGTTTTACCTGTAAAACTCACCGGCAATGAGTATAACGCCGGGAAAATTCTGCTTTCGGCTGCAAGTAAAGAGCTAAAAGAGGTTACCATAACGGCTGTAAAACCTGTTATGAAACAGGAGGTTGACCGGTTGAGCTACGACGTAACCGCCGACCCGGAGAGCAAAGCTATATCCGCGCTTGATATGATGCGCAAGGTTCCGCTCTTATCGGTTGA
This window contains:
- a CDS encoding acetyl-CoA carboxylase carboxyltransferase subunit alpha — protein: MKITFDFEKPLAELIQQIDKVKQVEDKNKLDMSATIAELEAKLEAAKKEIYSNLTGWQKVQISRHPERPYTLQYIELMCDDFIELHGDRTVGDDKAIIGGFGTLNGQTVMFIGHQKGRNTKERQYRNFGMANPEGYRKALRLMKMAEKFNKPVVTLIDTPGAFPGLEAEERGQGEAIARNLLEMSVLKVPVICVIIGEGASGGALGIGIGDKVLMLDNSWYSVISPENCSTILWKTWENKERAAEVLKLTSSEMLKNKLIDGIIKEPVGGAHQDPVAMAAILKKQLLKDLKTLGEREINELVAERIDKFCSMGVVIEE
- a CDS encoding protein O-mannosyl-transferase family — protein: MSYNKTNNIFGWIAFIIATLTYILTLEPSSSFWDCGEFIACIYRLQVAHQPGAPLFTMIGKVFTLLSFGDSTKVAYWANMASALASGATIMFLFWTITALAKKLLIKKGEEISQTNFILIIGAGLVGALAYAWSDTFWFSAVESEVYAQSSLCTAVVFWAILKWDAHADEQHADKWIVFIAYVMGLSIGIHLLNLLVIPAIALVIYFRKAKNTTPSGTFWAFFAGIVAVAFVLWGVIQFTVKGAAFSDLLFVNTLGLGFGSGAVMFFVLVIATIVFGIYYTIKPSKPLIIIAAVCFILALGISAGIIGFVVGLAVLALLEYVVKIRERRFALNTFLICLLFILFGYSSFVMIVVRAKANPNLNNSDPENAFALNGYLNRDQYGDTPLLYGQFFDSQPTEQTEGANIYRRGETKYEIAGKKLTTVYDRNTLFPRMFSDKGGHPEFYRSWTRLGETEHPTFATNLGFFGSWQVNQMYTRYFLWNFVGRTNDLDGQTSNTGVDGNWISGWNFSKPLPHSVTESKSYNRLFFLPLIIGLIGVFFHFYRDQKNAGVVGVLFFFTGLAIVLYLNQDPLQPRERDYAYAGSFYAFAIWIGIGVLGIADFLSKKLNPRLSAIIATIVCLLAAPILMANQEWDDHDRSTKLTPHDMAYNYLSSCAPNAILFTYGDNDTYPLWYIQEVENVRPDVRIVNLSLLGTDWYIRGMKNKMNESEPLPITMPNDKFKPGVRDVIYFNDQKVAGSVELKEIFDFITSDDKAAMVEYNNGDVANYLPAKNFKLTVNPDEVIKTGTVSAAEKDRITPEMDWTFNGRYVTKDILAMMDMLSHNNWKRPIYFSVTVPNENMMGLDKYLYNEGFAYRLLPFKPDTSANALENSHTPEMYHNMMTKFKWGNMKNASYLDHESMTMFYPLITRLYSNLTDNLIKEGHPDMAKNALKKYDEVMPGIINSTEVAVRKYYMIESSYRLGDIPLGNKLSAQVNDYVIDLLNYNYTLLQKGETSTDSRDIQYSMSILKGLVDFTKEFKQTSLNIKFSAQLKEYEGKFGAVPKQ
- a CDS encoding ribose-phosphate pyrophosphokinase, whose product is MPLQFNPVKLFAGSGSKELAKKIADAYGRELGDVVLSRFSDGEFQPHFNESVRGCDVFLVQSTHQPTDNLMELLMMIDAARRASAHYVNAVIPYFGLARQDRKDKPRVAISAKLVANLLVAAGINRIMTMDLHAAQIQGFFDIPVDHLDASIIFVPYIKSLGLENLTIASPDMGGSYRARSFAKFFNAEVVICDKRRKRANEIESMTLIGDVTDQDIVLIDDICDTAGTLAKAAGLIMERGARSVRAVCTHPVLSGKAYETIENSALVELIVTDTIPLKQQSSKIRVLSTAELFARAISNVNEHGSISQLFKVD
- a CDS encoding 50S ribosomal protein L25/general stress protein Ctc, which translates into the protein MKSIAISGSPRENVGKRDAKELRYQGLVPAVLYGGPTQTHFAVSAADLRAVVYTPVVHFIDLEVAGVKSQAIIKDIQFHPLTEQIIHVDFLLLDEKKPITIEIPVKLTGTSPGVKVGGKLVQKLRKLRIKALPKDHLDAIEVSIEALEVGKSVKVGEIKLPNLTITNAQEDTIVSVTTSRALRQAEQEAASGKK
- the pth gene encoding aminoacyl-tRNA hydrolase translates to MKYLIVGLGNIGPEYVDTRHNIGFMILDELARQEGAKFYNMRLAYYTEVSFKGRSLHLIKPTTYMNLSGKALNHWMKDLKIPVENVLVLVDDIALPLGTLRLKPKGSAAGHNGLKHIEATLGNNNYARLRFGVGDNYPKGRQVDYVLSGFDDDEKPELPGLIDRSIEMIKSFVTIGTELTMTRYNK